A segment of the Phalacrocorax aristotelis chromosome 5, bGulAri2.1, whole genome shotgun sequence genome:
GGGACTGGGAGTGGTGTGTGTTAACGACACCAGACATGGGATCCCCATATTTCCCCATCACGGTGCCGTCGCTCACCCTATCCCTGGTGCCCACAGGCGTGGCTGTGCCAGGAGCTGCTAGGGGGGCACCAGGATGGCCCCCTCCAGGCCAGCGCCCCCGTCCTACTCCAGGGCTTGCATCCAAGCAAGGGATGGAGGCAAGACCCTGCTGTGCCCATGGCTGCCGGGGCAGGTCGGAGGGCCATGCCACAGGATGCCCAGCCTGGCACTGGTGCCCTCTGGGGGGGTTATTGCCTCATGTGCTCTCTTGCTCTGCAGGCATCGACCGAGCCTCACTCTGAAGACACCAGGGAAGTGCAGTTGTCTCATCTGGCTCGGGGGTCTCTTGCGGGGCTCTGGGGCCATGGAAGGAGGCTTGGGCCCTGGAGGCTCTCCATGGGGagagcctgcctgcctgccttagTCCTGGGGCTCGTCTTGAGTccagggccagatcctgccagcctcggggaggcagggagcggggAAAAGAGGGCCCGGGGGTGCCTCCCGCCAGTCAGCACATGGCGATGCTTGATGGGCACCGTGCTGCGAGGAGCCGTGTCATGTCTGCAGCTGGGCGCAGGGACCGGCCTGGCCACCCTGctcccatcctgctgctggATTTGGCGCTTTGGCTGTGGCTCCCCCTGCTCGGTGAGCACAGTCCTGCCGGTTGCACCCACTGCCCGGTAGCATAGACTCAGCTGCACACACAGGCTTGTTTATTGTAGGGTCACATTGGGCTGGAGCTCCGTTGCAAAGGCACAGTCTGCACCGGGGCTGGTGCCAGGACGGGCACTTGCATGGGGACCCTGTGCACGTtttggggtgggcagggggtatttatttatttgctggtCTGTTCAGCCTTGTAATAAAGCAGCCTGCTCCAGGCACTGTTGCCTCACCTTCCTGGGGTGCAGCTGGGCTTGACTCCTCTGGagagagctgggctgggtgcGGGCTGCCAGCTCTCACCAGGGCTGGGGCGCCCGGCCTGGGATGCCCACAGGGACCTGCTGCAGCAAGGGTGGTGTGGGTAGAGGGTGGCACCGCTGCCCTGTGGGCAGAACCAGGGTGAGGGGGACCTTGGCCTGCCACTGGTCATGTAGCCCTGATGGCTCCACCGTGACAGTGGTTAACAGGTCCCCTTGGGGACACTCTGGGCATGGCAGCCTTGGCGGCAGCAAGGTTTctgcctgctgcttcccttCAGTCCAGCTGGGCTCCCCTGCAACAGGAAAGTGAGGGGGGTTCACCATGGGGGTGTCCTGTACTCCAGACCTCCAGGAGCCTGGGCAAGTGGCAGTGCATCCCCTgcctgtggctgctgccagctctgagcCCCTGTAACAGCCCTGGGCGTCAGCCCTGTGTCCCCTCTTGGGGACTGTGGGAGCTGAGCTGATCTCCCAGCTACTTTGCCTGGAGCGGGCCTGCCCCTGTTCCTGTACCCCCATATCAGCATCTTGGTGAAACAACGGCTGAAAGCAAAAGGTCCCGGCTGCTCCACACCCGCCCTGTGCTGGCTGGCTCTGCCAGCAGATGCGGTGCCAGCGCCGGGTGGTGACAGGCCCCCTCCTCATTGCGGGGGACATACTGTGTTATTGCTCTCCTTGCCTGGGACCAGGGCTGGCTCTGTCAGGtgcaaaccccaaacccccgcCAGCAGCTCAACTGtccccagggaggctggaggggaaactgaggcacagagaaatGGCTGAGGCCAAGGTCAGCTGTTCAGAGAGGACCCAGACGTACTGGCTCCAGGCACAGATCCACACGCAGCTACACAAGGACGGGACGAAGGAGACACTGAATGGCTGCAAGCTCCCTCCCCGCACCACCCCCAACCCCGGCAGAGCTCTCCCAGTTCCGATGCAGCCCAGCTGGgcatgggaaggaggggggaCACAACCCCTTGCAACATGTGAAAGGCACAGCAGTTCCCAAGCCTCCCGGATTCAGGGTAGGGGGGACACTAGTGCCCCAGGGGCAATTTGGAGGCATCTCTCATCCCCCTCTACCTTCCCTACAGTGGGGCTGAGGGCCCCCTTGCCCAGGTCAGGCAGGGGGTTGGTGCTGGGGTGAGTTTGGCTTCCTGCCCCTCCTCGTGGGGCAGTGGTGGTCCCTGCTTTgcacccagggctggggggtCAGCACGCAGTTAGGGGGCCTCTGGGCGAGCGATGAACTCCAGGTTGATGGGCTTGTCAGCCACTAGGACGATGCGGGACACGGATGTCACCTCCACGCCACGGGGGTCCGGCCGCACCTCGAACGCCTGGATAATCTGTGGGGAAAGAGGGGGTGGCAGTACCTCAGGGACTGCCTGGGGCCCCCATCCCAGCTCATGGCGAGtttcctggggtggggggtccctACTCACCCTGGCGAGGGCCAGGTGCATCTCCAGCTCAGCAATGCGGCGGCCGACGCAGGCACGGACCCCATAGCCGAAGGGGATGGAGCTGAAAGGGTGGTGGGGGGAGCCGTGGCCCCGGAGCCAGCGTTGGGGCAGGAACCGCTCAGGCTCAGGGAAGTAGGTCTCATCGTGGGACATGGCATAGTGTGCCAGGACAAAGAGGGTCTGCGGGGCCAGAAGTGGGGCTTAATGATCCGCACCTGGCCCCCCCGAGCACAGCGGGGGTCCCCGCAGCACGGCCCCCACTCACGTTCTTGGGGAAGAGGTAGTCTCCGATGACAATGTCCTTCTCATAGAAGACCCTTGCGTTGGTGGGCACCACGGGGTAGACCCTGGGATATGGGGAGAGCTCATGGGGAAGCAGGACCCGTTTGGGGATCCCAGAGGGGGAGAGCCACAGGCAGGACAACGGGGAGCAtttcctgctgctcagcagctctgtccccctccccagggggGACGTGGATGGATGTGGCCCTGAGGGACTGAAATccagccctgcaccctgcctggcCTGTGCCTCCAAGTCCCCCATCACCAGCCACCCTGGCTGGTGCATCCGCTGGCTGGGGGGAGTAAGGGCTGCCACCAGCCTGGGTAAGGGGCTGTTGACAAGgaccctggggcaggggcaggggcagggctgggctgtaCCTCAGTGTCTCCTTGATAACGGCCCGAAGCATCGGCATCTTGGTGATATCCTCAGCACCAGGAAACCGGTGAGCTGGCACAACAGCTTTCAGCTCCTGGTACAGGGTCTCCTGGACGCCCTGGTCCCGGGAGAGGTGGTACAGGGCCCAGGACAGCGTGTTGGAGGTCTGGGAGAGGAGAGCACAGAGGGGAGTGAGGGAGATAGGGCCAGTACCTAAGCAGCCTTGTGCCAAGCATGGCACTAGTATGGCAgcaggcagcccctgctccagcatgcaGGGAAATCAGAGGTAAGGGGCAGTGAGCAtgggagaaactgaggcagggagcagggcagagagCAGAGCGGAGGACAGGGTCTGCACTGACCAATCCCTGAGGGTTTGCCCTATGGGGCATCAGCCCCCCAACCCACGAGCCCTGAGCCCGCAGGTGCTGGGGAACATGCCTGAGCATGACCCCATGCTTTCCCCAGCACGGAGCTCAGCAGGGATCCCCCAGCGGTGGCTGCCCAGCTCTCACCGTGTCCacaccagccagcagcagctcggCGACACTGCCATAGACCTCATCCAGGCTGAGCCTGCCGCTGGCCAGCAGATAGCTCAGGTAGCCGGACACCTCCTTGCCCCGCTCCACCTGCCCCTCCAACTCCTCCATCTTTCTGTCAATCAGGGTCTTGCCTGCAGGGACAGAGAGCAGGACCCAGTGCTGACAGAGCGAGGGCGGCCAGAAGGACGTGTGGGTGGGGACTGCCCCACTTCTGAGGGTCCTTATGGAGTCCGATTCCACTGTGCTGGGCCCCAATCATCACCACTCACCAAAGGCGAAGATGGTGTCCCAGCTGTCCAGGTAGCGGTCCCAGAAGGGCAGCACCTTGCGGCTCCATCTGGGCAGGACGGTAGCAAAGATGGAGTTCTTGAACATGAGGTTGATGGAGTCGATGAAGCGCTGGGTGTCAGCGGGGACCTGCTGCTTCAGGCACCCGATGCGGGTCTCAAAGAGGATATAGGAGATCCCTGCAGGGGGAAAGGCCACATCCAGACCCCCGCGGGgatgggaagagcagggcagagcaggggtgaGGGGGAGAACTCCCCTACCTTCCAGGGCGAAGCGGTAGAGCAGGTTGGCCACgtcccccaccagcacccctgaGGGGCTGCGGCTCCGCTCCTCCCGCAGGCGCACCATCAGGTCTGACACCACCTCCCCGATGGCGTCTGCATACAGCACCGCCTCGGACGGTTTCAGCAGCCGCTTGTTGAGGACCTGGCGCAGGCGGTACCAGCGCTCCCCTTctctgtgcagggacagggctcAGTGCCGGGGCATGGCCAGGCAAGGAGCAGTGGCTGTCAGCAACTTCCTAATCCCTGGTGGCATCttcccagtgctgggctggaacCACCCCAGGGGTCTTTCCTCCCCCCATGGCCATGCCTTTCTGCTTGAACACACTGCTTGCAGGAGAGGGAGCAATGTAAGCTGCCACCCGGACCCTACACCTGAGGAAGGCACAGGAGCTGCTTGCTGCCCTGCAGAGTGCAGCCAGGGAAGGACTCACTCAGTGAAGGGTCCATAGGGCAGGCGCCGGGTGTCCCGGTGTTCCTTCCACAGGGCCATGTCGCTCCGCATGGGGTACTTGCCCTCCTGCCgtagcagctgctccagcaccacTGGGCTCCCAATGTTGATGTTCTCATAATGCCCAAAGGTCGACTTCCAGATGGGGCCGTAAATGCGCCGGGACATCAGCTGCGATGCACCAGAGCACGGCAGGGTCAATGGGACAGGGGCAACGCTGGGGCTGGATCAGTCCCTCCCTGCCTCGACCCTGCCCTGCATGTGTCCAGCATGCTCTGCACCCACCCCAGGGACCCCTCAGCACCAGCTGGGCCCAAGCACCTGCCTCTGACCCCTCCAAACTGGCACAATCCTTGAAGTGCTGTGCAGATGGCTTAGGCTGGTGTCTCCAGGCACATGTCCTCTGCCAGCACTAAGCACAACAGGCACTaaccctggcacaggctggcaCATCCCTCACCCACCCTAGAGATGCACAGAGGGCCTGGCGGGTCTTTTGGGGGAGGCAAGACCAAAAGGGGACAGTGGGGACAGGGAGAACTGCCAAGCACAGGGCTCTGCTGAGATGCAGGGCCATTGCAGAGGCTGTTGGCAGGTCCAAGCCGTGCTGCTTCCAGCATGGCCCCAGCCATGCTTTGCTCAACCCGGGGACAAGAGTCCTCATGCAAGTCCTTGAACCTGCCATCTGATAAGGGTGGTTAATGATCACTGCTGGGAGGGAAGCaccaggctggggcaggactgggctgctcccagagcaggctgccacCCCCCGGGCATGGCCCTGGGGCCACGGGCTCACAAGCCAGTCAGGGGACATCCACCAGTATCAGCCCCACTCTGGGCTCTGCCAGTCACATCTCCCTTCTCCCTTGGGCTGCACCCAAGGGAACCatgcctgcctccctgctggGGAGCAGTGTGACCCCAAGCACATCCCTCGGGGGCAGTTGGGCACCCCTTTGCAAGTGGATATGCACAGGGGCACGTCCAAGGGGTGCCTTCCATCCCATCCAGGCACTCCCATAGCCCCTGCAGAGTGGCGCTAaggctggggtgctgcagggaacCTTGCTGGGAAGCCCTGGTCCCCATTCCCCGCAGCTGCGAGGATGCACGTGGTACAATCTCCCTTGGTGACTGACTGCATCGCAGCCTGTGCCCGGATTCAGCTGGATTCGTCACCGCGGGGAGACGTTCCTCACGCGTGGTggcagaaggagggggagggacTGCCACCCAGGTGCCGCAGGCGGCTCTCTGGGTGAACACCCTGTGTGCAGCCGTGGGCAGCTGTGGCCTGGGCTGAAGCCTGCCCACTGGCATCTGCTGGCAGCCAGGACCTGGCATGGCACAGgcctgggagagcagggctgagagAAACCAGAGCGGCTGGGATCTGGGGAAAGGCACTTCCAGAGCATGTGGGGATCTATCCACAAGGACAGGCTGTGCTTGGAACcccaagggcaggagggagcaacAGGGAGCTCCCGTGCCCGCACCCAGAGACCTCACCGCCTGGCGACAGCCCCTTCTCCAAACAGCAGTGCCCAGTGCTCTGTGGTGCTGGGGAGGCCTGATCGTACACACTCCTCCTGGCTGGTCAGAGCTCCAGGGCGCTGCAAGATGCTGCCTGGCTCGTGGCTGTCACTTGCTTCGACGTATGAGGGAGTgttgacagaagaaaataaacaccttTGCCTatccctcccctgcctgcctgggtaCCATCTGCCCAAacctctgcctggctgcctgctCCCCAAACCACGGCTCCTTTGGCTGGTCGTGGCCGGGGCAGCTTGGGCTGCCCAGGATTGCCAGGCTCCCATGAGCCACCCTCAAACCTTTGCCCTCAGCTGCCCAGCTGGCTCGAGGATGCCggagcagccctgggctggcaggACCCTCCAGAGGCCACCCGGTTCTGTGCGGGCCCCTCTCCGTGCTGCTTGCCCCAGCGTCACCCCACGGTGCAGGGGGGCTCCCTGCCGCCCagcccccctctcccctgccccgctgcccccgcTCAGCTCCCCCTGCCCTCACCTGTAGGCTGCTCCCCCGCCAGCCCATCGCACCCTGCCCCCAGCACGCAGCCGCTCCCCCCCTTGCAAAGCCCCCCCTCCCGCACAGCACCCTCCCTGCCGcccaccctgcacccccctCCAGCCCACGCGCCCCTGTCAGCCCCCTCACGCCCACGCACCCGTGCAGGATGCCCAGGCCCCCCGCGcaccccgcagccccggccccccccccgcagccctcGGGCCGGGCTGCCCCGACGCACCTGGAGCCGGTGCGTGTGCAGCAGGTAGCCCCGCAGGAAGAGCCAGACGAAAGTCCGGAATAGCCCCGGCCCCGGTAGCTCCTCCGGTCCCTTCAgccgcgccggccccgccgccgccgccgccgagccccCGGTCCTGCGCGGCGGCCCCGGGCTgctgcgcggcggcggcggcggcggcggcgggcgggggcgcaggagcagcggcagcagcggccGACGGGCCCCGCCACTCGGACCCGCCATGCTCTGTCGGCAGCGCACGGGACGGTGCGGTACGGGAAGGACCGGGGGAGGCGGGAGGCGGCACggggggcggtgcggggggcggcgcgggggcggcaACCGGGCACAGGCACCGGGCACCGCGCACCGAGAACTAAGCATCGCGCACCGGGTGCTGCGCACTGGGTACCGGACCCGGTACCGGCTGCTGCTGCGTGCTGGGTATGGAGTACCGGGTGCTGCACGGCGGGGACCGAGCACCGCGTACCGGGCATCTTGTGCCAGCTACTGCACACCTGCTACCAGGCCATGGATACAGGCTACGGCATGCCGGGTGCTGGCGCTGGCACACCAGGTACCATGTGCTCTACACCAAGTACCGTACACCGAGCACCACACACCGTGCACCAGGTGCTAGGTACCAGGAACTGGCACCAGCAGAACCCAGTGCCACATACCATGTATTGGGTGGCACGTGCACGGCACGGTAGGTACGGCACCCTGGGCACAATGTAGCATGTGGCACAGGTACCAGCACCAGGTACTGCACACTAGGCATTGCACGCGGACGGCGGGCACTGGGCACCGCTCATCAGGCACCAGGCACCGTGTGCCATTGTGTGCAAGCACCAGTGCCATGCTCTGGCACTGGGACTTGGGGGTTGGgggccaaagtggcaatgctagTGCCATCACatacaatgggggaataagccaggccaaccagagcagtgacaaaggtgacttagctgcctcatgagatggcaaccaggagaccaactacctcaagggtgtgcatggctatagtgggtccTCATGCACCcttccagggaaacctgtgtgctcaagcacctttctgacatgcctgtacaccaacgcacgcagcatgggaaataaaaaggaggaactagagatctgtgtgcagtCACAGGGCCATGACCtgattgcaatcacagagacatggtgggacagctcacatgactggaatgtggtcatggatggctgcaggcttttcaggaaagacagaccagcaagttgaggtgggggagttgctctttatgtgagggagcaactggaatgcattgagctctgcctttgagtggaaggagaacaagttgagacCTTGTGGgtaaaaaaattaaggggcaggcaaatatgggtgacactgttgtaggcgtttgctacaggccacctgatcaggaatAGGTAGTTGATGAATccttctacaggcagctggaagtagcctcataatcacaggccctggtcctcaaGGGGAACTTCAACCACACTgacatttgctggaaaagcaacatggtaAGGCATGCATGAttcagaaggttcctgcagagcatcaaggataaccttttgatgcaggtggtggaggagccagtgaggcgagatgtgctgctcgaccttataCTGAccaacaaggaagggctggctgaggatgtgagatttgggggtagccttggctgcagtgaccatgagatggtggagttcaggatcctgcatggtagaagcaggcctatgagtcaggttacaaccttggacttcaagagggccaactttaGCCTCTTtaaagacctgctaggaggaatcccatgggctagggctctagaaggcagaggtgtccaagagagctggtcaatgttcaaggaccacttcctctgagctcaagattggtgcaaCCTTGGGAGGAAGAAGTTAATCAGAGGACCCAagaggcctgcatggatgatCAAAGAGCTTCTCAttaaactcaaatggaagaaggaggttcacaatatgtggaaaaagggaggaatataagaatgttgtcagggtgtgcagaggtgtgacgaggaaggccaaggacCACTTGGAGCTAAATCTGGCgatgcatgtcaaagataacaagaagggcttctttaaatacatcagcagtaaaaggaagcctggggatacagtgggcccactgctgaacaaggaaggggccctggtgacacaggatgcagggaaggcggagttactgaatgccttctttgcctcggtctttactgctaaggctggccctcgggcatctcagcccccagaagagggaataaaaatctggagaaaggaggacttccccttggttgagaggactgggtcagagatcgCCTAGGCAAACTAGATACCCACAAATCCATAGGCCCCAGTGGGATGCaaccacaagtgctgagggagctggtggatgttcttgctcagccactctccatcatctttgaaaggtcatggaggacacgagaggtgcccaaggactggaggacagcaaatgtcactcccatcttcaaaaagggcaagaaggaggacctggggaactataggccagtcagcctcacctccatccccagaaaggtgatggagcagttcatcctggaggtcatctccaggcatgtagaggaaaagaaggttatcagaagtagtcaacatgggttcaccaaggggagatcatgcttgaccaacctgatagccttctgtgatggtgtgactggctgggtcgacgaagggagatAAGTGagttgtttaccttgacttcagtaaggcattcgacactgtctcccacagcatcctcatagacaagctaaggatgtgtgggttagatgagaaaacagtgaggtggatagagaactggctcgtcaacagaactcagagggttgtgatcaatggggcagagtcgggatggaggcctgtcactagtggtgttccccaggggtctgtactgggtccaatcctgttcaacatattcatcaataaCCTGGACGATGGAATAGAGTGTACCCTCaacaagttcactgatgataccaagctgggaggagtggctgataacgccagaaggctgtgccatcatccaacgagacctggacaggctggagagctgggctgaggggaaccgCATCacattcaacaagagcaagtgcaaggtcctgcacctgggg
Coding sequences within it:
- the CYP27A1 gene encoding sterol 26-hydroxylase, mitochondrial — translated: MAGPSGGARRPLLPLLLRPRPPPPPPPPRSSPGPPRRTGGSAAAAAGPARLKGPEELPGPGLFRTFVWLFLRGYLLHTHRLQLMSRRIYGPIWKSTFGHYENINIGSPVVLEQLLRQEGKYPMRSDMALWKEHRDTRRLPYGPFTEEGERWYRLRQVLNKRLLKPSEAVLYADAIGEVVSDLMVRLREERSRSPSGVLVGDVANLLYRFALEGISYILFETRIGCLKQQVPADTQRFIDSINLMFKNSIFATVLPRWSRKVLPFWDRYLDSWDTIFAFGKTLIDRKMEELEGQVERGKEVSGYLSYLLASGRLSLDEVYGSVAELLLAGVDTTSNTLSWALYHLSRDQGVQETLYQELKAVVPAHRFPGAEDITKMPMLRAVIKETLRVYPVVPTNARVFYEKDIVIGDYLFPKNTLFVLAHYAMSHDETYFPEPERFLPQRWLRGHGSPHHPFSSIPFGYGVRACVGRRIAELEMHLALARIIQAFEVRPDPRGVEVTSVSRIVLVADKPINLEFIARPEAP